The following are encoded together in the Ranitomeya imitator isolate aRanImi1 chromosome 4, aRanImi1.pri, whole genome shotgun sequence genome:
- the SCO2 gene encoding protein SCO2 homolog, mitochondrial, which produces MTSRKVLPALCPYNLRRQESTRMLRHIQRICPFLSEAVLHPASATPKDCRNGIKCLIHKRGISTSPTLQKSQPPGSAKAPISLRTRLLVSCIIGGSAVGIWQYLRWEKQEKKKLDRIQQLRTLAVGQGDFSLTDHKGEPCCKKDLRGNWVLMYFGFTHCPDICPDELQKLSSAVSLLDKDSTLPTVLPVFISVDPERDNVAALAKYVSEFHPRLKGLTGNQEQIKAVAQAYRVYYSAGPRDEDNDYIIDHTILIYLLNPDGLFTDYYSRSKNDQEIAESVKQHMKSYKSIFS; this is translated from the exons CGGAAGGTCCTTCCTGCTCTGTGCCCTTATAACCTCCGGAGGCAGGAGAGCACGAG GATGCTGCGGCATATACAGCGTATTTGTCCTTTCCTCAGTGAGGCAGTTTTACACCCAGCCAGCGCAACCCCAAAGGACTGCAGAAACGGAATAAAATGTCTGATCCATAAAAGAGGCATATCCACATCTCCCACATTACAGAAATCCCAACCACCGGGCTCCGCCAAGGCGCCAATATCACTACGAACAAGGCTGCTTGTTAGCTGCATTATTGGCGGAAGTGCAGTGGGAATCTGGCAATATCTGCGATGGGAAAAACAGGAGAAGAAGAAGCTGGACCGCATTCAGCAGCTTCGTACCTTAGCAGTCGGTCAGGGAGACTTCAGCCTCACTGATCATAAAGGCGAGCCTTGCTGTAAGAAAGACCTAAGAGGTAATTGGGTGTTAATGTACTTTGGCTTTACCCATTGTCCTGACATTTGTCCAGATGAACTGCAAAAGCTGAGTTCAGCAGTGTCCCTGCTGGACAAGGACAGCACTCTGCCCACTGTGCTGCCCGTCTTCATTTCTGTGGACCCAGAGCGTGATAACGTCGCAGCACTAGCAAAGTATGTTAGTGAATTCCATCCACGTCTCAAAGGGCTGACCGGCAACCAGGAGCAGATCAAGGCGGTAGCCCAAGCCTATCGTGTGTACTACAGTGCAGGGCCCCGTGATGAGGACAACGATTACATTATTGATCACACCATCCTCATATATTTACTTAATCCTGACGGACTCttcacagattactatagccggagTAAAAATGATCAGGAAATAGCAGAAAGTGTAAAGCAACATATGAAGAGTTACAAGTCAATATTCAGCTGA